A stretch of DNA from Thiothrix subterranea:
CCCCGGTAATTCTCGATGTGGTTTTGGTTTGATATTTAGCCACATTTGTACCGCGACATAGGCCATAAATGCCGCAAAAAACCACGCTAAAGCATGAGTGGATAACACGGCTGCTAAAAACGTTGCAGCAAACGTTCCCAGCAAAATCCCTGGCGTAATGCGTTGCACCACCGCCCATTGCACCGCTTGCTTGGCATGATGCGCTCGCATACTCGAAAACGCCGTGGGTACAATTGCCGCCATCGAGGTTGCCAGCGCAATGTGTACCACATGTTCAGTGGAAAATCCTTGCGCCACAAATAACGCCGTCAGCACCGGTACCATAATGCCACCACCGCCAATCCCCAGCAGCCCCGCCGCAAACCCCACCACCAAACCCAATGCCAGAAAAGAAACCAGTAAATACCATTCCAAGCTATAATCCCCCGCTTAAATTCGTATGCAAACCTTCAGACTTAGGGCAACGTTATGCAATATCTGACCATTCCTGTCACGGCCTTTCAGCAAAATTGCAGCATTATTTGGTGTGAAACCACCTTGGAATGCGCCTTTGTCGACCCCGGTGGCGATACCGATAAACTGATTGCGGTCGTCAAGCAACACGGTTTGCAACCCATTGGTGTATTTCTGACTCACGCCCATCTGGATCATGTGGGAGGAACGGTAGCGTTAGCCAAGCATTACCACATGCCGATCATCGGGCCGCACGCGGCTGATAAGTATTGGCTGGATGCGCTGCCGGTGCAAGCGAAGCAATTTGGCTTACCGCATTGCGATGCATTTGTGCCGGATACTTGGTTGCAGGAAGGCGATAGTTTAACGCTGGGGCAACAAACGCTAGAAATTATTCACACGCCCGGTCATACCCCCGGTCACGTCGTCTTATTCCACCGCGAGCAGGGCATTGCGTTTGTGGGGGATGTGTTGTTCAACGGTTCAATCGGGCGCAGCGACTTTCCCGGCGGGAACCATCAGCAACTGCTCCAGTCTATAAAGGCTAAGTTGTGGTCACTGGGTGATGATGTTATCGTCATTCCGGGGCATGGGCCGAATACAACCATCGGTCACGAACGCCTCCACAACCCCTTTATCCCATAATGCGAGGACGATAAAGTGCGTAATCTACTAGCCATTCTTGGCGTAACCCTGCTGAGCGCGTGTGGCGGCGGCGGTTCAGCATCTACTCCCATTTCCCCCGCTTCAGAACCGATCAGCATGGATGGAATGCTGGAAACCCATAACCAAGTACGGGCAGCGGTCGCGGTCATGCCGCTTACATGGTCAAGTCAAATGACCAATTACGCGCAGGAATGGGCAACCTACCTTGCGACTAACAACAACTGTGTGATGAAACACCGCTCCGTTGCTGGCATTAATCCCTTAAATGTTGGCGAAAATCTTTTCTGGGGCAGTGCGGTGAAATTCAGTGACGGGCGTACCGAAATACAAGCTATCACCCCAACTGAAGTTGCCACCGAGTGGGCAGATGAAAAAGTCGACTACGATTACGCCAGCAATAGCTGTGCGCCAGGCAAAGCCTGTGGGCATTACACGCAAATGGTGTGGAATACCACCACCGAAGTAGGGTGTGCGATGGCGATTTGCCCCGATAAAGGCCAGATTTGGGTGTGCAATTACAATCCACCCGGTAATTACATCGGGTTAAAACCGTATTAGAGCCACGCGCCATTTCCCGCTACAATAGGCGACTTTCAAGCATCAAGGGACGAACACCATGTCGCAAGTGGATATTGCCGCCGTCAAAACGTACCTGCTGGCATTGCAGGATGATATTTGTGCGCAGTTAGCCGCCGAGGATGGCAGCGCTACGTTTGCCGAAGATGCGTGGGAACGTCCCGGTGGTGGTGGCGGGCGTACCCGTGTGATCAGTAATGGCGCGGTATTTGAACAGGGTGGGGTGAATTTTTCGCACGTATTTGGCGATAAATTGCCACCATCGGCGACAGCGCAGCGCCCGGAATTGGCAGGGCGCAGTTTTCAGGCATTGGGCGTTTCGTTGGTGATTCACCCCAATAATCCGTTAGTCCCGACCTCACACGCTAATGTGCGTTTTTTCATTGCGGAAAAAGCGGGTGAAGACCCCGTGTGGTGGTTTGGTGGCGGTTTCGACCTTACCCCGTATTATGGGTTTGAGGACGATTGCATCAGTTGGCATCATGCTGCCAAAGTAGCGTGTGACCCGTTTGGTGAGGATGTTTACGCACGCTACAAACAGTGGTGCGACGATTATTTTTTTCTCAAACACCGCAATGAACCACGCGGCATCGGCGGTTTATTTTTCGATGACCTGAATGCGTGGGGCTTCGAGAAAACGTTCGCTTTCCTGCGCAGTGTGGGTGACGCTTATATCAATGCTTACCGTCCGAT
This window harbors:
- a CDS encoding sulfite exporter TauE/SafE family protein, giving the protein MEWYLLVSFLALGLVVGFAAGLLGIGGGGIMVPVLTALFVAQGFSTEHVVHIALATSMAAIVPTAFSSMRAHHAKQAVQWAVVQRITPGILLGTFAATFLAAVLSTHALAWFFAAFMAYVAVQMWLNIKPKPHRELPGMAGLSVAGLVIGGVSALVAIGGGSLSVPYMMWCNIDVRKAIATSAGIGLPIAIAGTVGYLVNGWGQVGLPDYTIGFVYWPAVLLIALTSFFTTRLGANLAHTLPVAALKKVFAVLLMLLSAKMLHSVL
- a CDS encoding MBL fold metallo-hydrolase — protein: MQYLTIPVTAFQQNCSIIWCETTLECAFVDPGGDTDKLIAVVKQHGLQPIGVFLTHAHLDHVGGTVALAKHYHMPIIGPHAADKYWLDALPVQAKQFGLPHCDAFVPDTWLQEGDSLTLGQQTLEIIHTPGHTPGHVVLFHREQGIAFVGDVLFNGSIGRSDFPGGNHQQLLQSIKAKLWSLGDDVIVIPGHGPNTTIGHERLHNPFIP
- a CDS encoding CAP domain-containing protein, with protein sequence MRNLLAILGVTLLSACGGGGSASTPISPASEPISMDGMLETHNQVRAAVAVMPLTWSSQMTNYAQEWATYLATNNNCVMKHRSVAGINPLNVGENLFWGSAVKFSDGRTEIQAITPTEVATEWADEKVDYDYASNSCAPGKACGHYTQMVWNTTTEVGCAMAICPDKGQIWVCNYNPPGNYIGLKPY
- the hemF gene encoding oxygen-dependent coproporphyrinogen oxidase — translated: MSQVDIAAVKTYLLALQDDICAQLAAEDGSATFAEDAWERPGGGGGRTRVISNGAVFEQGGVNFSHVFGDKLPPSATAQRPELAGRSFQALGVSLVIHPNNPLVPTSHANVRFFIAEKAGEDPVWWFGGGFDLTPYYGFEDDCISWHHAAKVACDPFGEDVYARYKQWCDDYFFLKHRNEPRGIGGLFFDDLNAWGFEKTFAFLRSVGDAYINAYRPIVSQRKGLLFTDVQRDFQLYRRGRYVEFNLVYDRGTLFGLQSGGRTESILMSLPPLVKWRYAWQPEPGSEEARLYTDFLRPRDWLAEA